In Flagellatimonas centrodinii, a single window of DNA contains:
- the motD gene encoding flagellar motor protein MotD, whose protein sequence is MARKVPHEDHVNHEAWAIPYGDLITLLLAFFVVMYAVSSVNEGKYRVAAASMSAAFGGTPKSPQPIQIGDNLAKGQKGERPAPPSAAPQFQSEATEFLSSAPLAAVLREARPVSAQLKADGDAALARINDVLTAALAPLIEQNWVRVTRKTWWLEVEINSDLLFASGASGLQPEVLPVIDELGEILSGFDNRLRIEGHTDDRPIHTSLFPSNWELSAARAGTVVRRLRDRGVAAERLSVVGYGEFRPVDDNASEAGRRANRRVTIVILAAEAEQLPLNSAGVSAHAS, encoded by the coding sequence ATGGCACGCAAGGTACCGCACGAGGACCACGTCAATCACGAGGCCTGGGCCATTCCCTATGGTGACCTCATCACCTTGTTGCTGGCGTTTTTTGTGGTGATGTACGCCGTCTCATCGGTCAATGAGGGCAAGTACCGCGTCGCGGCGGCGTCCATGTCGGCGGCTTTCGGCGGAACACCGAAGTCGCCGCAGCCGATCCAGATCGGCGACAACCTGGCCAAGGGACAGAAAGGGGAGCGGCCGGCGCCGCCATCGGCGGCTCCGCAGTTTCAGAGTGAGGCGACCGAGTTTCTCTCCAGCGCACCGCTGGCCGCCGTGCTGCGCGAGGCACGACCCGTGTCGGCGCAGTTGAAGGCCGACGGGGATGCGGCACTGGCACGGATCAATGACGTGCTCACGGCAGCCCTGGCGCCATTGATCGAGCAGAACTGGGTACGGGTCACCCGCAAGACCTGGTGGCTGGAAGTGGAGATCAACTCCGACCTTCTGTTCGCCAGTGGCGCTTCGGGCCTGCAGCCCGAGGTCCTGCCGGTGATCGACGAGCTCGGTGAGATTCTGTCCGGCTTCGACAATCGCCTACGCATCGAGGGACATACCGATGACCGTCCCATCCATACCTCGCTGTTCCCGTCGAACTGGGAGCTGTCGGCCGCACGCGCCGGCACCGTGGTGCGGCGTCTGCGGGATCGTGGCGTCGCCGCCGAGCGGCTGTCGGTGGTCGGCTATGGCGAGTTTCGGCCGGTCGATGACAACGCCAGCGAGGCCGGCCGTCGTGCCAATCGACGGGTCACCATCGTTATTCTCGCGGCCGAGGCCGAACAGCTGCCCCTGAACTCCGCGGGAGTGTCTGCCCATGCATCCTGA
- a CDS encoding chemotaxis protein CheW — MHPESTDLPPGPWLLVTLGEQRYGLPVPWLREALPGQPADPVPGAPPAVLGIIHVRGEVMPVVDLRVPLAMAADAAAGPGKLVIVEVDQERFALQVDAVADVVKVNAEAVEPRAIGPHPEALCGFARLPQGLVQLVDPRALIPQVAPAMAEH; from the coding sequence ATGCATCCTGAATCGACCGACCTGCCCCCCGGCCCCTGGCTATTGGTGACCCTGGGGGAACAACGGTACGGCTTGCCGGTGCCCTGGCTGCGCGAGGCGCTGCCCGGCCAGCCGGCAGACCCGGTGCCCGGGGCGCCGCCCGCGGTGCTCGGCATCATTCACGTGCGCGGCGAAGTCATGCCGGTGGTGGACCTGCGGGTGCCGCTGGCGATGGCGGCCGACGCCGCGGCGGGGCCCGGCAAGCTGGTGATCGTGGAGGTCGACCAGGAACGCTTCGCCCTGCAGGTCGACGCCGTCGCCGACGTCGTCAAGGTGAATGCCGAGGCTGTGGAGCCCCGGGCGATCGGGCCACATCCCGAGGCGCTATGCGGGTTCGCCCGCCTGCCGCAGGGGCTGGTGCAGCTGGTCGACCCGCGGGCATTGATCCCGCAGGTCGCACCGGCAATGGCTGAACACTGA
- a CDS encoding DUF1428 domain-containing protein, whose amino-acid sequence MYVDGFVLPVPKDNLAAYRRMARKAGKIWLEHGALSYVECVEDDVQPGKSTSFPQSVKLKPGEVVVFAWATYRSRKDRDRIMAKVMNDPRMQMDMKNMPFDGKRMFWGGFKPIVEL is encoded by the coding sequence ATGTACGTCGATGGTTTCGTGTTACCGGTGCCGAAGGACAACCTCGCCGCCTACCGTCGCATGGCCCGCAAGGCCGGCAAGATCTGGCTTGAGCATGGCGCTTTGAGCTATGTCGAATGCGTCGAGGATGACGTCCAGCCCGGAAAATCCACCTCGTTCCCGCAGAGCGTCAAGCTCAAGCCCGGCGAGGTGGTGGTGTTCGCCTGGGCCACCTACCGTTCGCGCAAGGACCGTGACCGCATCATGGCCAAGGTGATGAACGATCCCCGCATGCAGATGGACATGAAGAACATGCCCTTCGACGGCAAGCGGATGTTCTGGGGCGGCTTCAAACCGATCGTCGAGCTCTAG
- a CDS encoding acyl-CoA dehydrogenase family protein, which yields MASELQLFRDTVVRFLSDEVEPHYEQWEKDGIFPKELYLKMGENGLLCVDVPEEYGGMGAPFEFSMVVLEEVARMGYLALASNLSVHSDIAAPYILHLGTEAQKQKYLPRMAAGECIGAIGMSEPGAGSDLQGIKTSALPDGDGYVINGSKTFITNGQHAGVVVLATKTDPKAGAKGTTLFTFDTSLDGFKRGRNLEKVGLHSADTSEMFFDNVKVSADEVLGKVGGGFGHLIDELPRERLALAVTAVGHAQGALEKTIDYVTTRKAFGQAIASFQNTRFELAKCKTDIEVHRAFVEKCNALYAEGKLDVPHAAMIKLSTTEMEGRVTDACLQLFGGYGYMTEYPISRYWQDARIQRIYGGTSEIMKEVIARSLVGR from the coding sequence ATGGCTTCCGAACTACAGCTGTTCCGCGACACCGTGGTGCGCTTTCTCTCCGACGAGGTCGAACCTCACTACGAGCAGTGGGAGAAGGACGGCATCTTCCCCAAAGAGCTGTACCTGAAGATGGGCGAAAACGGCCTGCTCTGCGTCGATGTGCCGGAGGAATATGGCGGCATGGGTGCCCCCTTCGAGTTCAGCATGGTGGTGCTGGAAGAGGTCGCCCGCATGGGTTACCTGGCGCTGGCCTCCAACCTGTCGGTGCACTCGGACATCGCCGCGCCCTACATCCTGCACCTCGGCACCGAAGCGCAGAAGCAGAAGTATCTGCCGCGGATGGCGGCGGGTGAGTGCATCGGCGCCATCGGCATGAGCGAGCCCGGCGCCGGCTCCGATCTTCAGGGCATCAAGACCAGTGCGCTACCGGACGGGGATGGCTATGTCATCAACGGCTCGAAGACCTTCATCACCAATGGCCAGCATGCCGGCGTCGTGGTGCTGGCGACCAAGACCGACCCCAAGGCCGGTGCCAAGGGCACCACCCTGTTCACCTTCGATACCTCGCTGGACGGCTTCAAGCGCGGCCGCAATCTCGAAAAGGTGGGCCTGCACTCGGCCGACACCTCCGAGATGTTCTTCGACAACGTCAAGGTGAGTGCGGACGAAGTGCTGGGCAAGGTCGGCGGCGGCTTCGGTCACCTCATTGACGAACTGCCACGCGAGCGTCTGGCCCTGGCGGTGACCGCCGTGGGCCATGCACAGGGTGCGCTGGAAAAGACCATCGACTACGTCACCACCCGCAAGGCATTCGGCCAGGCCATTGCCAGCTTCCAGAACACCCGTTTCGAGCTTGCCAAGTGCAAGACCGATATCGAGGTGCACCGGGCCTTCGTCGAGAAGTGCAACGCCCTCTACGCTGAAGGCAAGCTCGATGTCCCGCATGCCGCCATGATCAAGCTGTCCACCACCGAAATGGAAGGTCGGGTCACCGATGCCTGCCTGCAGTTGTTCGGTGGCTACGGCTACATGACCGAGTACCCCATCAGCCGCTACTGGCAGGACGCGCGGATCCAGCGCATCTACGGTGGCACCTCGGAAATCATGAAAGAGGTGATCGCGCGGTCGCTGGTTGGGCGGTGA
- a CDS encoding DUF6265 family protein — MHRLLWILLLPAVAFAQPPATVQTLGWLEGCWQYSADDQHYQEIWLPPSDNLLLGVSQRVRAGATEAFEYVRVADDGGTLTYFAQPQGGAAVAFRGVGITDERAIFVRRESGDPQRITYRRLGPDQLQTQLDAPDGAGRSPLVFLLTRKDC; from the coding sequence ATGCACCGCCTGCTGTGGATACTGTTGCTGCCTGCGGTTGCGTTCGCGCAACCGCCCGCCACCGTTCAGACCCTGGGCTGGCTGGAAGGCTGCTGGCAGTACAGCGCCGACGACCAGCACTACCAGGAAATCTGGCTGCCCCCCTCCGACAATCTGCTACTGGGCGTCAGCCAGCGGGTTCGCGCCGGCGCCACCGAGGCCTTCGAGTACGTGAGGGTGGCAGATGATGGTGGCACGCTGACCTATTTCGCCCAGCCGCAAGGCGGGGCCGCGGTGGCCTTCCGCGGCGTCGGCATCACCGACGAGCGCGCCATCTTCGTCCGCCGTGAGTCCGGCGACCCCCAGCGCATCACCTACCGCCGGCTTGGTCCGGACCAATTGCAGACCCAGCTCGACGCCCCCGATGGCGCCGGCCGTTCCCCCCTCGTTTTCCTACTCACACGAAAGGACTGTTAG
- a CDS encoding alpha/beta hydrolase: MAEASEPAPPTVARPRTPVLLVHGMWCTGDDWQRVRQLLNARGFDCHAPTLPAHQPTPDQPLQVGALGLQDYLRFLKAEIAARDWSVPPVIIGHSMGGVLAQQLAASVPCRAMVLLTPALPWGMNILAWSNFKAFFRAFARWGFWRKPHKPSRAMAGWCAFNGVPEARHDRMYERMVHESGRAAFELAFWWADLSRGARADARAIQCPTYIVSAGQDRLTPSRHVRKLARRYPWAQLRHYPDRGHWVIDDEQTDEMMNGICSWLRPIEVRTAPPTDAPQERRA; the protein is encoded by the coding sequence ATGGCCGAAGCATCCGAACCCGCCCCCCCGACCGTCGCACGCCCCCGGACGCCTGTGCTGCTGGTGCACGGCATGTGGTGCACCGGCGATGACTGGCAGCGCGTTCGCCAGCTGCTCAACGCGCGCGGGTTCGACTGTCATGCGCCGACCCTGCCGGCACATCAGCCGACGCCGGATCAGCCGTTGCAGGTGGGTGCGCTCGGACTGCAGGATTACCTGCGCTTTCTCAAGGCGGAGATCGCGGCGCGGGACTGGTCGGTGCCCCCGGTGATCATCGGCCACTCCATGGGCGGCGTTCTGGCGCAGCAACTCGCCGCCAGCGTGCCGTGCCGGGCGATGGTGCTGCTGACGCCGGCGCTGCCCTGGGGCATGAACATTCTGGCGTGGTCGAATTTCAAGGCCTTTTTCAGGGCGTTTGCCCGCTGGGGCTTCTGGCGCAAGCCACACAAGCCGTCGCGCGCCATGGCCGGCTGGTGCGCGTTCAATGGCGTGCCCGAGGCGCGCCATGACCGCATGTACGAACGCATGGTTCACGAGTCGGGTCGCGCCGCCTTCGAACTGGCCTTCTGGTGGGCCGACCTGTCGCGCGGCGCCCGCGCCGACGCCCGGGCGATTCAATGTCCGACCTACATCGTCAGCGCCGGTCAGGACCGTCTCACCCCTTCGCGGCATGTCCGCAAGCTGGCAAGGCGGTATCCATGGGCCCAACTTCGGCACTACCCCGACCGCGGACACTGGGTCATTGATGATGAACAGACGGACGAGATGATGAACGGAATCTGCAGCTGGCTTCGACCGATCGAGGTGCGCACGGCACCGCCAACTGACGCGCCGCAGGAGCGTCGGGCATGA
- a CDS encoding DUF3450 domain-containing protein, producing the protein MGQALNTAEQAQRAAAASQTRVDQLDDQTRALLERFRAASWQAQQLTVYADQLEEIATRQADEKQSLQRQIEAMQRTEAELLPLMLRMLDTLARFVEMDLPFLATERRERLDNLERLMSDPEATLAEKYRRLLEAYQIEVDYGRGLGAERAEVDGRVVDQLRVGRLALFALTLEADRAWRWDAESGQWVDADSGLARSIRQGLRMARDTAPAGLLVLPVAAAEAVQP; encoded by the coding sequence GTGGGGCAGGCGCTGAACACGGCCGAGCAGGCGCAACGCGCGGCCGCCGCCTCACAGACCCGGGTCGATCAGCTCGACGACCAGACCCGCGCCCTGCTGGAACGCTTCCGCGCGGCCAGCTGGCAGGCGCAGCAGCTCACGGTCTATGCCGACCAGCTTGAGGAGATTGCGACTCGGCAGGCCGACGAGAAGCAGTCGCTGCAGCGCCAGATCGAGGCCATGCAGCGGACCGAAGCCGAGCTGCTGCCGTTGATGCTGCGCATGCTGGACACCCTGGCCCGGTTTGTCGAAATGGATCTACCGTTTCTTGCCACCGAGCGGCGCGAGCGGCTCGACAACCTCGAACGCCTGATGAGCGATCCCGAAGCGACGCTGGCGGAGAAATACCGGCGGCTGCTGGAGGCCTATCAGATCGAAGTCGACTACGGCCGGGGGCTTGGCGCCGAGCGTGCCGAGGTCGACGGGCGCGTGGTTGATCAGCTGCGCGTCGGGCGGCTCGCGCTGTTCGCGCTGACCCTGGAGGCCGACCGCGCCTGGCGCTGGGACGCCGAATCCGGTCAGTGGGTCGACGCCGACAGCGGGCTGGCCCGCAGTATCCGGCAGGGCCTGCGAATGGCCCGCGACACGGCCCCGGCAGGGTTGCTGGTGTTGCCGGTCGCAGCGGCCGAGGCGGTGCAGCCATGA
- a CDS encoding MotA/TolQ/ExbB proton channel family protein — translation MNGRIGIGMMVVALLATPAQAQTASVEGLDALLREVQSAAAEGRTLNREREARFLRDKNEQAAMLREAEADKRKADARIATVRQRFEAQQREVQALKTQLRDNVGELDQMYAGIRQAAGDLRALAADSLITAQNPTRLELLDQLASGRELPGIPELEQLWVTLLEQMTESGRSVRFEAPIVNAEGLSRTAEVVRVGTFTAFADGEYLVLDEQARLVALPRQPSRSLRGLAADFSETQQGAAPVLIDPSRGALLSVEADKPDLLERVQQGGAVGYVILVLGLIGVLIAVGQLLYLIRTGSRMRRQAGQLDQPRQDNPLGRVLATFRDDAGGDDDPELLELRLSEAVLRETPSIERAQSILKLFAAVAPLLGLLGTVTGMIATFQAITVFGTGDPKLMAGGISQALVTTVLGLVVAIPLLFVNSLLNGRSRVLIQVLDEQSAVLLAQRLEGRRD, via the coding sequence ATGAACGGCCGGATCGGAATCGGGATGATGGTCGTGGCGCTGCTGGCCACGCCAGCACAGGCACAGACGGCCAGCGTCGAAGGGCTCGACGCACTGTTGCGCGAGGTGCAGTCGGCGGCTGCGGAAGGCCGCACTCTGAATCGTGAGCGCGAGGCACGGTTCCTGCGCGACAAGAACGAACAGGCCGCCATGCTGCGGGAGGCCGAGGCCGACAAGCGCAAGGCCGACGCCCGCATTGCCACCGTGCGCCAGCGCTTCGAAGCCCAGCAGCGCGAGGTCCAGGCGCTGAAGACGCAGTTGCGTGACAACGTCGGTGAACTCGACCAGATGTATGCCGGTATCCGCCAGGCCGCCGGCGACCTGCGGGCCCTGGCCGCCGACTCACTGATCACCGCACAGAACCCGACGCGACTCGAACTGCTCGATCAGTTGGCCAGCGGGCGGGAGCTGCCGGGGATCCCCGAGCTTGAACAGCTCTGGGTGACGCTGCTTGAACAGATGACCGAGTCCGGGCGCAGCGTCCGTTTCGAGGCGCCCATCGTCAATGCCGAGGGGCTGTCGCGGACCGCCGAAGTGGTGCGGGTCGGCACCTTCACCGCCTTCGCCGATGGCGAGTACCTGGTCCTCGACGAGCAGGCGCGGCTGGTGGCGTTGCCGCGCCAACCCTCACGTTCGCTGCGCGGCCTGGCCGCGGACTTCAGCGAGACGCAGCAGGGCGCGGCACCGGTGTTGATCGACCCCTCGCGGGGTGCGCTGCTGAGTGTCGAGGCCGACAAGCCGGACCTGCTCGAACGGGTTCAGCAGGGCGGGGCGGTCGGCTACGTCATCCTGGTGCTGGGGTTGATCGGGGTCCTGATCGCCGTCGGTCAGCTGCTGTACCTGATCCGCACCGGCAGCCGTATGCGTCGGCAGGCCGGTCAACTTGACCAGCCGCGGCAGGACAATCCGCTGGGCCGGGTGTTGGCGACCTTCCGCGATGACGCCGGCGGCGATGACGACCCGGAACTGCTGGAGCTGCGTCTGTCCGAGGCGGTGCTGCGGGAGACGCCGAGCATCGAGCGGGCGCAGTCGATCCTCAAGCTGTTTGCGGCGGTGGCGCCGCTGCTGGGTCTGCTGGGAACGGTCACCGGGATGATCGCCACCTTCCAGGCCATCACCGTCTTTGGCACCGGCGATCCCAAACTGATGGCCGGCGGCATTTCGCAGGCGCTGGTCACCACCGTGTTGGGCCTGGTGGTGGCGATTCCGCTGCTGTTCGTCAACTCGCTGCTCAACGGTCGCTCGCGCGTGCTGATCCAGGTCCTCGACGAGCAGTCGGCGGTATTACTGGCGCAGCGGCTGGAGGGGCGTCGTGACTGA
- a CDS encoding MotA/TolQ/ExbB proton channel family protein, translated as MTEWWLEPYRSLTSFLDTGGWVLNWIFAAAVVLWMLILERLWFFWRVLPRVEGRVRSHWFQRPERRSFGARRVRGALLGRVNLLMNQTLPTIQVLIAICPLLGLLGTVTGMIEVFDVMAVKGTADARAMAAGVSRATVPTMAGMVVGLSGLFFINRFQSRVRVEAERFGDTLSVSEQPA; from the coding sequence GTGACTGAATGGTGGCTCGAGCCCTATCGATCGCTGACCAGTTTCCTCGATACCGGGGGCTGGGTGCTCAACTGGATCTTTGCCGCCGCCGTGGTGCTGTGGATGCTGATCCTCGAACGGCTGTGGTTTTTCTGGCGGGTGTTACCGCGGGTCGAAGGCCGGGTTCGCAGCCATTGGTTCCAGCGCCCCGAGCGCCGCTCCTTTGGTGCCCGCCGGGTACGCGGGGCACTGCTGGGCCGGGTCAACCTGTTGATGAACCAGACGCTTCCGACCATTCAGGTGCTGATCGCGATCTGTCCCCTGCTGGGTCTGCTCGGCACGGTGACCGGCATGATCGAAGTGTTTGACGTGATGGCGGTGAAGGGCACGGCGGATGCGCGCGCCATGGCCGCCGGGGTATCCCGCGCCACAGTGCCGACCATGGCCGGCATGGTGGTGGGGCTGTCCGGCCTGTTCTTCATCAACCGGTTCCAGTCGCGGGTGCGGGTGGAAGCCGAGCGGTTCGGTGACACCCTCAGCGTGTCGGAGCAGCCCGCATGA
- a CDS encoding ExbD/TolR family protein, with protein MKIKRHSPPGDDTGIDLTPMLDVIFIMLIFFIVTTSFIREAGIEVNRPSAETAQREEQTNILVAISPEGEVWIDRQRVDIRGLRAVIQKLRAENPEASVVIQADTDARAGLMVEAMDQARLAGVKDVSIAALPR; from the coding sequence ATGAAGATCAAGCGCCACAGTCCGCCGGGTGATGACACCGGCATCGACCTGACTCCGATGCTGGATGTCATCTTCATCATGCTCATCTTCTTCATCGTCACCACCTCCTTCATCCGCGAGGCCGGCATCGAGGTCAACCGCCCCAGCGCGGAGACGGCCCAGCGCGAGGAGCAGACCAACATCCTGGTCGCCATTTCGCCCGAAGGGGAGGTGTGGATCGACCGCCAACGGGTCGATATCCGCGGTCTGCGGGCGGTGATCCAGAAGCTCCGCGCAGAAAATCCCGAGGCGTCGGTGGTGATCCAGGCTGATACCGATGCCCGCGCAGGCCTGATGGTCGAGGCCATGGATCAGGCGCGGTTGGCGGGCGTCAAGGACGTTTCCATTGCAGCCCTTCCCCGCTGA
- a CDS encoding TonB family protein: MQPFPADPALEGAPWPRLALTVVFAVAVAVLLFLWMHWMTRAPEAPPDAGRRLQGVELVKVKEEPDPPPEALFSPEAEPPPPPAAPPALSAPQRPSVNVPTLAINAAEVGNIAVPLNSGTATGVGLASSGAFAGFAGQGSGAGGGGDGSGRGFTGKPLVPLSTARPQMPKWACDKGIRGWVEVVFTVMPNGRVQNVKLINADPRGVFEAAAIESISNWIYEQTDRAREVKQRVPMNPEDCAYNWQ, encoded by the coding sequence TTGCAGCCCTTCCCCGCTGATCCCGCGCTGGAAGGCGCGCCCTGGCCGCGACTCGCACTCACCGTGGTGTTCGCGGTGGCGGTAGCGGTGCTGCTGTTTCTGTGGATGCACTGGATGACGCGGGCGCCGGAAGCGCCGCCGGATGCCGGCCGTCGGTTGCAAGGGGTGGAACTGGTCAAGGTGAAGGAAGAGCCCGACCCGCCGCCGGAAGCGCTGTTCAGCCCGGAGGCCGAGCCGCCGCCGCCGCCGGCGGCGCCGCCGGCGCTGTCGGCACCCCAGCGTCCCTCGGTCAATGTGCCGACGCTGGCGATCAACGCCGCCGAGGTGGGCAATATTGCGGTGCCCCTGAACAGCGGGACCGCTACCGGCGTCGGGCTGGCGAGCTCGGGTGCCTTCGCCGGATTCGCCGGCCAGGGCAGCGGCGCCGGCGGCGGTGGTGACGGCAGCGGACGGGGCTTTACCGGAAAGCCCCTGGTGCCCCTGTCGACGGCGCGCCCGCAGATGCCCAAGTGGGCCTGCGACAAGGGCATCCGCGGCTGGGTCGAGGTGGTGTTTACCGTGATGCCCAACGGCCGCGTGCAGAACGTCAAGTTGATCAATGCCGATCCGCGCGGCGTGTTCGAGGCCGCTGCGATTGAAAGCATCTCCAACTGGATCTACGAGCAGACCGATCGCGCCCGCGAGGTGAAGCAGCGGGTGCCGATGAACCCCGAAGACTGCGCGTACAACTGGCAATGA
- a CDS encoding DUF1329 domain-containing protein: protein MKRLLPWIVGSLLPIAVQAQQYRSEVRELPTPPAAQTQTPEALLKTTTDPYQRALLLRDLAAKAAREGNSAQALEYLDQAMATKALSGIAMEQMQELQGQLLLGTGAYKKMQPQLEAQVRKGNASPEIKVALAAAYLEDKRYRDALPLLRDAVKAVPDADISWRRALMASLIGTGKHREALPLLEALVREDPRQADDWLRLAALHLKVGNKSRAAAVMELAQRLGYLQSADDRLRLVGLTADLGAPFESGSLLTAWMDSGQLPDNAANRRLLAQLWLAAREARLAIPALEAAIARNADPVLMRQLAQQYMDREDYGQAAAVLDSLVEREGARGDTLMQLATARYQQADIDGALSAFRQAAVLRDKTAPLAQEWVKYLETGRAREQALAAAAERALRDDDTLQLSGRLAGGGTVALGDAPASAGDGGAAMAPGARGGLTPVGAEQSANASGEIPAWTGGITPGSRPAGFVSGQALPDPYAGEQPRFTITADNLRKHEDRLTSAHRQLLRTQPGYRMPVYPSHRSVSYPTEIYEATAANRGRARLESPDALSGARLGFPFPDPRTGVEIMWNHRARYRGDSFDSRYGQAVVQPSGAITARNDQRFRVRFRYANIAEPADLAEENYLALGITALYEGGRSPDIVALFHETANSQKQPRNVWVLLAKLGRMLRIPPVGYDQPFPGSEGVEFIDMVDMYNGAFDRYVWKLVGKREMYIPYNAYRLNLPARDEDSLLTPRYPDPSHSRYELHRVWVIEATERGGKRHAFGKRVFYVDEDSWTVVMVENHDHDGNLWRFQEGHLVAEYDIQAAWSRPVVTYDFKDGRYFINRVFADHDHLQYNLPMTNSEYLPAVVKRNFSR, encoded by the coding sequence ATGAAGCGCCTTCTGCCATGGATCGTCGGGAGCCTGCTCCCGATCGCCGTTCAGGCGCAGCAATACCGTAGCGAGGTGCGGGAGCTGCCAACCCCCCCGGCAGCACAGACCCAGACCCCGGAAGCCCTGCTGAAGACCACGACTGACCCGTATCAGCGTGCATTGCTGTTACGGGACCTGGCGGCCAAGGCGGCGCGTGAGGGCAACAGCGCCCAGGCACTCGAATATCTGGACCAGGCGATGGCCACCAAGGCCCTGTCCGGCATTGCCATGGAGCAGATGCAGGAGCTGCAGGGGCAGCTGCTGCTGGGCACCGGCGCTTACAAGAAAATGCAACCGCAGCTCGAAGCCCAGGTCCGCAAGGGCAACGCCAGCCCCGAAATCAAGGTGGCGCTGGCAGCGGCGTACCTCGAAGACAAGCGCTACCGCGATGCGCTGCCCCTGCTGCGCGACGCGGTGAAGGCGGTGCCCGATGCCGATATTTCCTGGCGTCGGGCGCTGATGGCCTCGCTGATCGGCACTGGCAAGCATCGTGAGGCGCTGCCGCTGCTGGAGGCGCTGGTACGGGAAGATCCGCGGCAGGCGGATGACTGGCTGCGACTCGCTGCGCTGCACCTCAAGGTGGGGAACAAGTCCCGCGCCGCGGCGGTGATGGAGCTGGCCCAGCGGTTGGGATACCTGCAGTCGGCGGACGATCGGCTGCGGTTGGTGGGGCTGACGGCAGATTTGGGTGCGCCGTTTGAATCCGGGTCGCTGCTCACGGCCTGGATGGACAGTGGGCAGCTGCCCGACAACGCCGCCAACCGGCGGCTGCTGGCGCAACTGTGGCTGGCCGCACGCGAGGCACGACTGGCGATTCCGGCGCTGGAGGCGGCGATTGCGCGGAACGCCGACCCGGTGCTGATGCGTCAGCTCGCCCAGCAGTACATGGATCGCGAGGATTACGGCCAGGCCGCCGCGGTGCTCGACAGCTTGGTCGAGCGCGAAGGTGCCCGCGGCGACACCCTGATGCAGTTGGCCACCGCCCGCTATCAGCAGGCCGATATCGACGGTGCGCTGTCGGCGTTTCGTCAGGCTGCCGTGCTGCGCGACAAGACAGCCCCACTGGCGCAGGAATGGGTCAAGTATCTGGAAACCGGGCGTGCGCGGGAACAAGCGCTGGCGGCGGCGGCCGAGCGGGCGCTCCGCGACGATGACACCCTGCAGTTGTCGGGGCGTCTGGCGGGCGGTGGCACGGTGGCGCTGGGCGATGCACCGGCGTCGGCTGGCGACGGGGGTGCCGCGATGGCGCCGGGAGCTCGTGGCGGCCTCACCCCGGTCGGGGCCGAACAATCCGCCAACGCCAGCGGCGAGATCCCGGCCTGGACCGGCGGCATCACCCCCGGCAGCCGTCCGGCGGGCTTCGTCAGCGGTCAGGCCCTGCCTGATCCCTATGCCGGCGAGCAACCGCGGTTCACCATCACCGCCGACAACCTGCGCAAGCATGAGGACCGACTGACCTCGGCGCATCGCCAACTGTTGCGGACGCAGCCCGGCTACCGCATGCCGGTGTACCCGAGCCATCGCAGCGTGTCGTACCCCACCGAAATCTACGAAGCCACCGCCGCCAACCGCGGGCGCGCACGACTGGAAAGCCCCGATGCCCTCAGCGGTGCCAGGCTGGGGTTCCCGTTCCCGGACCCCCGCACCGGCGTCGAGATCATGTGGAACCACCGGGCCCGGTATCGCGGCGATTCGTTCGATTCGCGCTATGGCCAGGCGGTGGTACAGCCCAGTGGCGCCATCACCGCACGCAACGACCAGCGCTTCCGGGTGCGGTTCCGCTACGCCAATATCGCCGAACCGGCCGATCTCGCCGAGGAGAACTATCTGGCGCTGGGAATCACCGCACTCTACGAGGGAGGGCGTTCGCCCGATATCGTGGCGCTGTTCCACGAGACCGCCAACTCGCAGAAGCAGCCGCGCAACGTGTGGGTGTTGCTGGCGAAGCTGGGACGCATGCTGCGGATTCCGCCGGTGGGATACGACCAGCCGTTCCCGGGTTCCGAGGGGGTCGAGTTCATCGATATGGTGGACATGTACAACGGCGCTTTCGACCGCTACGTGTGGAAGCTGGTCGGCAAGCGGGAAATGTACATTCCGTACAACGCCTACCGACTCAATCTGCCGGCGCGCGACGAGGACAGCCTGTTGACCCCGCGCTATCCCGACCCCAGCCACAGTCGCTACGAGTTGCATCGGGTGTGGGTGATCGAAGCCACGGAACGGGGCGGCAAGCGGCACGCCTTCGGCAAACGGGTGTTCTACGTCGACGAGGATTCCTGGACCGTGGTGATGGTGGAAAACCACGATCACGATGGCAATCTCTGGCGGTTCCAGGAAGGCCATCTGGTCGCCGAGTACGATATCCAGGCGGCCTGGAGCCGCCCGGTGGTCACCTATGACTTCAAGGATGGCCGCTACTTCATCAACCGGGTCTTCGCCGACCATGACCACCTGCAGTACAACCTGCCGATGACCAACAGCGAATATCTACCCGCAGTGGTCAAGCGCAACTTTTCTCGGTAG